From one Candidatus Lernaella stagnicola genomic stretch:
- a CDS encoding prepilin-type N-terminal cleavage/methylation domain-containing protein, with translation MLTKVRDKISGSTRVQDGFSMIEMLVAVVLAAVLVLVIYSVFTAYRRTVIYQEDLVEIQQAGRHTISRLRDDLMLIGRGVKVNEGQEMIIYAAPWEFVFNGDVGDLGQLEPGDPPVQYGPGLSYLPSQDWDSAAETTRFYMRGPLDTINMPDDRDYSYSLYDGALRRSINGKLAHDQIVGFSVRHDNGTFGGYDTAPSSTQAERHVAPLFSYWGDFDFDPGTTDTLWGDFNDDGVLGDSEIEALYKGAFQFSYDGPAGSVTVRPARGAIYLITDSSNDEDRNNNNLLDANEDVNGNGRLDPNILQSVIHRVELSITTIAQNPDQEYQHPREPSYQFRENWIHTAVDPRNLRKDEERDCGGPPGPPGNVLATLDECGGAIHVFFSRSDDDGIGENDVLWYDVSRKVAGSAPGSPVAQWRPMAVVPALGRANYAVDDFDPTVGQSHSYRVRAVDCGDSRSPYSSPSAGVTPLVGAPDAPSNVRAFDTPCYTDTMFGSITVTWEAALNEADITEYWVFRGDAEDLSDYGTYPVAKLITSPTDPNGPNTNCTSSTEVFQGHVDCRNSNYYKVSTTYVWRDQINSPGRTSGSGTPFPGSMWDIGIPRNRYHYVVRAYDGNPNSSNYECLSNPAHLISDCGRHDEVQSFDNSLSGGGGGGSRTLFSPPHYLDVIDQSSIGWNGQIENARMRVKWYASLDQWCTAGETPDYYLIYRNRLWGLDFLNLIGDEYEVNFDDGDVIVFPAVQITNSTQQEYVWYDDNNLYKQNPAPDSHTPYLLNYAMADLRPATGSSVDNSGRLYDGLLSGGTDPQYDYVVVAANTPGTWGFGATCPFLAGYQCFSECSGVVEDGTNYAEQHSMRGDEEATSPGEDDTIRVSWNFHDAPPADARVDLHARIFPGGDWFEVENDVAHGSWNTSTTYVGNHEYVLQDHGELYEYSIVITCPENDPLNPSPADQCQRRVLLGASIGANVPGVPDWCVTPAMPPSPNPCPADAGRYCDGTARVVFYMTDRLVSPHGDRSQTADDYLFFRVARWRKLPADEAFPVDPEAEYLLRTPNIANPGNVLAPNGMLCPNLQPYCYDHPSQYYPGAPPPYHPRFDVFTGSFTYNRTTSPATNLRRFRFEETLEPNYIYKYTLETRITHTGSPPRDCCRAEAPGSQGCDTTCNGSPADAIFVEFATDQPCYPYEYHGAGGGSYCCAPVTSYEKDPFTGMANIIGYRDATPSVTGWREPWDNRMWPMDAKSIYIAIDTFLGTIVIFDWEFMALGQAHFRYHNNTIRTDFNDFFGNWLWPFDTAITINIPLFGTFTIPILYSGTLKTSMCGSCIGVDLPLIGTVNLLCATDFWSTCFRDVEDLFSYAYLWDNFAQGNCSATANGAIEGDFLMQWHSRSVVGDRQLGLAFRGYYDPNNIVNTQTWLMTADYSAANGVNYEIGYQRYDSTNNQAMCEKEKRTFHGVAAPAYDTYWWSNLALVCNRAQPNPAAGYGQMFVFWWSEPDPGKTLDLQQVMYSTVPKLAYHTIGATFNGAPYYNPNGSHIAQNTGLVGFWTDPYVDWTSDNYYLDNVRIIPYCGECPPNSLSGYVGPANIGNGPQACHAEYVRANAKAGEVRKGVAAKGPNALKLPPKTRRTHIPRWSGQQPEKKGKRELIYREQTPRNIKDIDTSGDDD, from the coding sequence ATGCTGACGAAGGTTCGTGACAAAATTTCTGGATCGACGCGGGTACAAGACGGTTTTTCGATGATTGAAATGCTTGTCGCGGTCGTGCTGGCCGCGGTGCTTGTTTTGGTGATCTATTCCGTTTTTACTGCTTACCGGCGAACCGTGATCTATCAGGAAGACCTGGTGGAAATTCAGCAAGCCGGTCGGCACACGATCTCACGCCTACGTGACGACCTGATGTTGATTGGTCGTGGCGTTAAGGTGAACGAAGGTCAAGAAATGATCATCTACGCCGCGCCGTGGGAATTCGTCTTTAACGGCGACGTGGGCGATCTGGGCCAACTGGAACCCGGCGACCCGCCGGTTCAATACGGGCCGGGACTATCCTACCTGCCGTCGCAAGACTGGGATTCGGCCGCGGAAACCACTCGTTTTTATATGCGCGGTCCGCTCGATACGATTAACATGCCCGACGACCGCGATTACAGCTATTCCTTATATGATGGCGCTTTACGACGCAGCATTAACGGCAAGTTGGCGCACGACCAAATCGTCGGTTTCAGCGTCCGGCACGATAACGGTACGTTCGGTGGGTACGATACTGCTCCCTCCAGCACCCAGGCGGAGCGGCACGTGGCTCCGCTGTTCTCGTATTGGGGGGATTTCGACTTTGACCCCGGTACAACCGACACTCTTTGGGGCGATTTTAACGACGACGGCGTCTTAGGTGACTCCGAAATCGAAGCTCTATACAAAGGCGCTTTCCAATTTTCGTATGACGGACCGGCCGGCTCGGTGACGGTGCGGCCGGCGCGCGGCGCGATTTACCTGATCACCGACAGTTCGAACGACGAAGACAGGAACAATAACAACTTGTTGGATGCCAACGAAGATGTGAACGGTAACGGCCGCTTGGATCCCAACATTCTGCAGTCGGTCATTCACCGCGTCGAACTGAGCATCACAACGATCGCCCAGAATCCGGACCAGGAATACCAGCACCCGCGCGAGCCGAGTTATCAATTCCGGGAGAACTGGATTCACACGGCCGTGGATCCGCGCAACTTAAGGAAAGATGAAGAGCGTGATTGCGGCGGCCCGCCGGGACCACCGGGCAATGTGCTGGCGACGCTCGACGAGTGCGGCGGCGCAATCCACGTATTTTTTAGCCGTAGCGATGACGACGGTATCGGTGAAAACGACGTTCTCTGGTACGACGTGAGTCGCAAGGTCGCCGGTTCGGCGCCCGGTTCGCCCGTGGCGCAGTGGCGTCCGATGGCCGTCGTACCTGCGCTCGGTCGCGCCAATTACGCCGTCGACGACTTCGATCCGACCGTCGGACAGTCTCACTCGTACCGCGTACGCGCGGTCGACTGCGGCGACAGCCGGTCGCCTTATTCGTCCCCTTCGGCGGGCGTAACGCCGCTTGTCGGCGCTCCGGACGCGCCCAGTAACGTGCGGGCTTTCGATACGCCTTGTTACACCGACACGATGTTCGGCAGCATTACCGTGACGTGGGAAGCGGCCTTGAACGAAGCGGACATCACCGAGTATTGGGTCTTTCGCGGCGACGCGGAGGATTTGAGCGATTACGGCACCTATCCGGTAGCCAAACTCATAACCAGCCCGACTGATCCGAATGGTCCGAACACGAACTGCACATCCTCGACCGAGGTTTTCCAGGGCCACGTGGATTGCCGGAACTCCAACTATTACAAAGTCAGCACCACCTACGTCTGGCGCGACCAGATCAATAGTCCCGGACGTACTTCCGGGTCGGGTACACCGTTCCCGGGTAGTATGTGGGACATCGGCATACCTCGGAACCGTTACCACTATGTGGTTCGAGCCTACGACGGCAACCCGAATTCGTCGAACTATGAGTGCCTGTCCAATCCGGCGCACCTGATCAGCGATTGCGGCCGTCACGACGAAGTCCAAAGCTTCGACAACTCGCTTTCGGGCGGCGGCGGCGGCGGATCGCGAACCTTGTTCTCCCCACCGCACTACCTTGATGTCATCGACCAGTCGTCGATCGGCTGGAACGGCCAGATCGAAAACGCCAGGATGCGCGTCAAATGGTATGCGAGCCTCGATCAGTGGTGCACGGCCGGAGAAACGCCGGATTACTACCTCATTTACCGCAATCGCCTGTGGGGTCTCGACTTCCTCAATCTGATCGGCGATGAGTATGAGGTTAATTTCGACGACGGCGACGTGATTGTCTTCCCTGCGGTGCAGATCACCAATAGTACTCAGCAGGAATACGTGTGGTACGATGACAACAATCTGTACAAACAGAATCCCGCGCCGGATTCCCATACACCCTATCTCCTTAACTACGCTATGGCCGATCTGCGTCCCGCCACGGGTTCGTCCGTAGACAACAGCGGCCGTCTCTACGACGGACTCTTGAGCGGCGGCACAGACCCGCAATACGACTATGTCGTCGTGGCCGCCAACACCCCGGGAACTTGGGGCTTTGGCGCGACGTGTCCCTTCCTGGCCGGCTACCAATGCTTCAGCGAATGCTCCGGTGTCGTAGAAGACGGCACCAACTACGCCGAGCAACATTCCATGCGCGGCGACGAGGAAGCGACCAGTCCGGGCGAAGACGACACCATTCGTGTGAGTTGGAATTTCCATGATGCGCCGCCGGCCGATGCGCGGGTGGACCTGCACGCGCGGATTTTCCCGGGCGGCGATTGGTTCGAAGTCGAAAACGACGTCGCGCACGGTTCCTGGAATACGTCCACGACCTACGTGGGGAACCATGAATACGTGCTTCAAGATCACGGCGAGTTGTACGAATACAGCATCGTGATTACCTGCCCGGAAAACGATCCGCTTAATCCGAGCCCGGCCGATCAGTGCCAACGACGCGTATTGCTCGGCGCCAGCATTGGAGCGAACGTTCCGGGCGTGCCCGACTGGTGCGTCACGCCGGCCATGCCGCCCAGCCCGAATCCCTGTCCGGCCGATGCGGGCCGGTATTGCGACGGCACGGCGCGGGTTGTCTTTTACATGACCGACCGCTTGGTCAGCCCTCACGGGGACCGTAGCCAAACGGCCGACGATTACCTGTTCTTCCGCGTCGCCAGGTGGCGCAAGCTGCCCGCCGATGAGGCTTTCCCCGTGGACCCGGAAGCCGAATACTTGCTGCGCACCCCCAACATCGCAAATCCGGGTAATGTACTGGCGCCCAACGGAATGTTGTGCCCGAATCTGCAACCTTACTGCTACGATCACCCGTCGCAGTATTACCCCGGCGCGCCGCCTCCGTATCATCCGCGTTTCGATGTCTTCACCGGTTCGTTTACGTACAACCGGACGACGTCGCCCGCGACCAACCTACGGCGCTTCCGGTTCGAAGAGACGCTCGAACCCAACTATATCTACAAGTACACGCTGGAGACGCGCATCACGCATACAGGCAGTCCGCCGCGCGATTGCTGCCGTGCCGAAGCGCCCGGCTCCCAGGGGTGCGATACGACGTGCAACGGCTCTCCCGCCGATGCGATCTTCGTCGAATTCGCGACCGACCAGCCTTGCTATCCGTACGAGTATCACGGTGCGGGCGGCGGCAGTTACTGTTGCGCACCGGTGACCAGTTACGAGAAGGATCCCTTCACGGGAATGGCCAACATTATCGGGTATCGCGACGCGACGCCGAGCGTCACCGGTTGGCGGGAGCCTTGGGACAACCGCATGTGGCCGATGGACGCGAAGAGCATCTATATCGCGATCGACACGTTCCTCGGAACAATCGTTATCTTTGACTGGGAATTCATGGCGCTCGGACAAGCGCATTTCCGCTACCATAACAATACGATCCGAACGGACTTCAACGATTTCTTCGGCAATTGGTTGTGGCCTTTCGATACGGCGATCACGATCAACATTCCCCTCTTCGGAACGTTCACGATCCCCATCCTTTACTCCGGTACACTCAAAACCAGCATGTGCGGTTCGTGCATCGGTGTCGATCTTCCTCTCATTGGAACGGTCAACTTGCTGTGTGCCACGGACTTCTGGTCGACTTGCTTCAGAGATGTCGAAGACCTGTTCAGTTACGCGTATCTGTGGGACAATTTTGCGCAGGGTAACTGCAGCGCCACGGCCAACGGCGCCATTGAAGGGGATTTCCTGATGCAATGGCACTCACGCTCGGTGGTCGGAGATCGACAACTCGGTTTGGCGTTCCGTGGTTACTATGATCCGAACAACATCGTCAACACTCAAACGTGGCTGATGACGGCGGATTACTCGGCAGCCAACGGCGTGAATTACGAAATCGGATACCAGCGCTACGACTCGACCAACAACCAAGCCATGTGTGAGAAGGAAAAACGGACCTTCCACGGCGTTGCAGCTCCAGCCTACGATACCTATTGGTGGAGCAACCTGGCGCTCGTCTGCAACCGGGCACAGCCGAATCCCGCGGCGGGTTACGGTCAGATGTTCGTCTTCTGGTGGTCGGAACCCGACCCCGGCAAGACCTTGGATCTGCAACAGGTTATGTACTCGACGGTGCCGAAGTTGGCCTATCATACGATCGGTGCCACCTTCAACGGGGCGCCGTACTACAACCCGAATGGCTCGCACATCGCGCAGAACACGGGTTTGGTCGGTTTCTGGACCGATCCTTACGTTGATTGGACATCGGACAACTACTATTTAGACAACGTGCGGATCATTCCATACTGCGGCGAGTGCCCGCCGAATTCGTTGTCAGGTTACGTAGGGCCGGCCAATATCGGCAACGGACCGCAGGCGTGCCATGCGGAGTACGTACGGGCCAATGCGAAAGCCGGCGAAGTTCGCAAGGGCGTTGCGGCGAAGGGACCCAACGCGTTGAAATTGCCGCCCAAGACACGTCGCACGCATATTCCGCGGTGGAGCGGCCAGCAGCCGGAAAAGAAAGGCAAACGCGAGTTGATCTACCGCGAGCAGACGCCGCGCAATATCAAGGATATCGACACCAGCGGCGACGACGACTAG
- the pilM gene encoding type IV pilus assembly protein PilM, with the protein MLFSRKKGVLGLDIGSGSIKVLELAETKLGYQLVNFGIAYMPHETIVDSTIMNAPAVVNAVRTLIAENNVKSPRDVSTSVSGHSVIIRKITLPLMTEEEIEGNIQWEAEQYIPFDINEVNIDYQRLAMEGDDQESQDVLLVAVKKEMVNDYTAVISEAGLNPVIMDVDAFAVQNMYEVNYEVERGKVVTLVNIGASVININIVHNGNSVFTRDMSIGGNHYTEELQKQLSVSFEEAEQIKLGKQQADQDIQPILDGISNSIALEIQRSLDFFTATSNFAHISKVYLAGGAAKTAGLQQIIENQVGIPVEMINPFNNIEVPTKSFDMDYIQEIAPLCGVVVGLALRRLGDK; encoded by the coding sequence ATGCTGTTTTCGAGGAAAAAGGGCGTTTTGGGCTTGGACATAGGATCCGGCTCCATCAAGGTCCTTGAATTGGCGGAAACGAAGCTGGGCTACCAGCTCGTCAATTTCGGCATCGCTTACATGCCGCATGAGACGATCGTCGATTCAACCATCATGAACGCCCCTGCTGTCGTTAACGCCGTGCGCACGCTTATTGCCGAGAACAACGTGAAATCGCCGCGCGACGTGTCCACAAGTGTTAGCGGCCACTCGGTCATTATTCGCAAGATCACCTTACCACTGATGACCGAAGAGGAAATCGAAGGCAACATTCAGTGGGAGGCCGAGCAATACATCCCCTTTGATATCAACGAAGTCAACATTGACTACCAGCGCCTCGCGATGGAAGGCGACGATCAGGAAAGCCAAGATGTTCTGCTCGTGGCCGTCAAGAAGGAGATGGTCAACGACTATACGGCCGTGATCAGTGAGGCGGGTTTGAACCCGGTGATCATGGACGTGGACGCTTTTGCCGTCCAGAATATGTACGAAGTCAATTACGAGGTGGAGCGCGGCAAGGTCGTAACGCTGGTGAATATTGGCGCCAGCGTGATCAATATCAATATCGTGCACAACGGCAATTCGGTATTCACGCGCGATATGTCGATCGGCGGCAATCACTACACCGAGGAATTGCAGAAGCAACTTTCGGTTAGCTTCGAGGAGGCCGAGCAGATCAAACTCGGCAAACAGCAGGCCGACCAGGACATTCAACCCATCCTGGACGGCATTTCCAACAGTATCGCCCTTGAAATCCAGCGGTCGCTCGACTTCTTCACCGCGACCAGCAATTTCGCCCATATCAGTAAGGTGTATCTGGCGGGCGGAGCGGCCAAAACCGCCGGCTTGCAACAGATCATCGAGAATCAAGTCGGTATTCCGGTCGAAATGATCAATCCTTTCAATAACATCGAGGTTCCCACAAAGAGCTTCGATATGGATTACATCCAGGAGATTGCGCCGCTGTGTGGCGTGGTGGTCGGATTAGCCCTACGGAGGCTCGGCGATAAATGA
- a CDS encoding PilN domain-containing protein codes for MIRINLLPEVKRKAPKRKTKVARQIPYTWIVVALIAVVMAGFVTWLYHTKLTEKLEERQKQAAAIQKDIEKYKIQQSLVETARKQRNALAQKLEIIASLKRQQTGPVRLLDEMASAIPAKLWLQEMSSSGSSLTITGYAIDHIQIAAFMENLKKSKVFHNVELISAIADRAGSRRGAPGLSPVPVKNFELTCNVASVVRAK; via the coding sequence ATGATTCGCATTAACCTACTGCCGGAAGTAAAGCGGAAAGCGCCGAAACGGAAAACCAAAGTTGCAAGGCAGATCCCTTACACGTGGATCGTTGTGGCGCTTATTGCTGTTGTTATGGCTGGCTTTGTGACGTGGCTCTACCACACGAAGCTTACCGAGAAGCTCGAAGAGCGACAAAAGCAAGCCGCTGCCATTCAAAAGGACATCGAGAAATACAAGATTCAGCAGAGCCTTGTGGAAACAGCCCGGAAGCAGCGTAATGCTTTGGCGCAAAAGCTGGAAATCATCGCGTCCTTGAAACGTCAGCAAACGGGACCCGTGCGCCTACTGGACGAAATGGCATCGGCTATTCCGGCCAAGCTGTGGCTCCAAGAAATGAGCAGCTCGGGTAGTTCGTTGACGATTACCGGCTACGCGATCGACCACATCCAAATTGCGGCATTTATGGAGAATTTGAAAAAGTCCAAAGTTTTCCATAATGTGGAATTGATAAGCGCCATAGCGGATCGCGCCGGATCGCGGCGTGGCGCGCCCGGCCTCTCGCCGGTGCCGGTCAAGAATTTTGAACTCACATGTAACGTGGCGTCGGTCGTAAGGGCGAAATAG
- the pilO gene encoding type 4a pilus biogenesis protein PilO translates to MAKIAKVLVIVALVFLVFGVYYFLGYRPTLEKIDRANKYLADLTTQLNEVKAVAKVLQPIQREIETLDQQLQQSLAQLPEEKRLESLLRSLEDLASTSGLEIAKVQPSAEIARDFYAAIPIELQIKGGYHNIAIFFDKISKLKRVVNISNLKVGQPTEVGGEVQVTADCIATTFRFRKTGG, encoded by the coding sequence ATGGCGAAGATCGCGAAAGTATTGGTCATAGTCGCGTTGGTCTTCTTGGTCTTCGGCGTGTACTACTTCCTAGGGTACCGCCCGACCTTGGAGAAGATCGACCGGGCCAATAAGTATCTGGCGGACTTGACGACCCAGCTCAACGAAGTAAAGGCCGTTGCTAAAGTGTTGCAGCCAATCCAGCGGGAAATTGAAACACTCGATCAGCAATTGCAGCAATCGTTGGCACAGTTGCCCGAAGAGAAGCGGCTTGAATCCTTGCTTCGCAGCCTGGAGGATCTGGCCTCAACATCGGGTCTTGAAATTGCGAAGGTGCAACCCAGCGCCGAAATTGCTCGCGATTTCTATGCTGCGATACCCATCGAACTGCAGATTAAGGGCGGCTATCATAATATCGCCATCTTTTTCGACAAGATCAGCAAACTGAAGCGCGTCGTGAACATCAGTAACTTGAAAGTAGGTCAGCCCACGGAAGTTGGCGGCGAAGTGCAGGTTACGGCCGATTGCATCGCCACGACCTTCCGTTTCCGGAAAACGGGTGGCTGA
- a CDS encoding pilus assembly protein PilP, with the protein MADLEPDAVESYTMRFTWLKALALIVVLFFVFTACGGGGGDAADDARLKAEAKLAELKKKKEETKKPKNQPQTTEIKMPSAQEVLDEVGVTYTYDPINKPDPFRSYNPTEELSLTGDSDNPLLKFEVRYFKLVGIVKDTENPLAIFEDPSGKAYTVRVGDAIGKNGGVIRSVLEDAVVITETRISWRTEGTETVEVTIRLRPENEA; encoded by the coding sequence GTGGCTGATTTGGAACCTGACGCGGTGGAGAGTTACACCATGCGTTTTACTTGGTTGAAAGCGTTAGCTTTGATCGTCGTCTTGTTCTTCGTCTTCACGGCTTGTGGTGGCGGAGGCGGTGATGCCGCCGATGATGCCCGCCTGAAGGCCGAAGCCAAGCTGGCGGAATTGAAGAAGAAGAAAGAGGAAACCAAGAAACCGAAGAATCAGCCGCAGACGACTGAAATCAAGATGCCCAGCGCCCAAGAAGTGTTGGACGAGGTTGGGGTTACGTATACTTATGATCCGATCAACAAACCGGATCCGTTCCGCTCGTACAACCCGACTGAGGAATTGAGTCTGACCGGCGACAGCGACAATCCGTTGCTCAAGTTCGAAGTTCGGTACTTCAAGCTTGTCGGTATCGTGAAAGACACGGAAAACCCGTTGGCGATTTTTGAAGATCCCAGCGGCAAGGCTTATACGGTACGGGTCGGAGACGCTATTGGGAAAAACGGTGGCGTTATCCGCTCTGTTTTAGAGGATGCGGTCGTTATAACCGAAACCCGCATCAGTTGGCGGACGGAAGGTACGGAGACCGTTGAAGTAACGATCCGGCTTCGCCCGGAAAACGAGGCATAG
- the pilQ gene encoding type IV pilus secretin PilQ: protein MATTRSECKRLGAKLVSLILAGLIVLLVAVPALAQDTGGFISPESTMYTEEQYFGKKISMDFQDADIKSILRIISDVSGLNIVAGDDVQGKITIKLNNVPWDQALDIILRTKKLAIEREGNIIRVAPTQTLTTERQQELARQQISIQLEPLAMALIPVSYADANDLVPQIRSILSNRGVANVDERTNIIVIQDIERSIKKAKRLIASLDSQTPQVLIQTRIVEATTDFTREMGIKWGGIYYADAGHGNPTGLSFPNSVRVTGSDVSGQQFGEAGATQGVGTSGFGNTISTIPNANYAVNLPAPIGLGSGGGVGITLGSINDTFALDLQLSALESRGEGRVISRPEVTTLDNKQASITQGVSIPFQIRQQGETSLSFIEANLNMTVTPHVTADESIIMKIEIAKNAPNTSIPTSTGDPAIDKKEVVTEVLVRNGETSVIGGIFSEEESRTELGVPWLSRIPVLGMFFRDREQIKKRSELLIFITPRIVRDRPAV from the coding sequence ATGGCCACGACACGAAGCGAATGCAAGAGGCTCGGAGCCAAGCTCGTTAGCTTGATTCTCGCTGGTCTTATTGTGTTGCTCGTTGCCGTACCCGCTTTGGCTCAGGATACGGGTGGTTTCATCAGTCCGGAAAGCACCATGTATACCGAAGAGCAGTATTTCGGCAAGAAAATTTCCATGGACTTCCAGGATGCCGACATTAAGTCGATCCTGCGAATCATCAGCGACGTGAGCGGGCTTAATATCGTCGCGGGTGACGATGTCCAAGGCAAAATCACGATTAAGTTGAACAACGTGCCGTGGGACCAGGCGCTGGATATCATCCTGCGTACCAAGAAGCTGGCAATCGAGCGGGAGGGCAACATCATTCGTGTGGCGCCGACGCAAACGCTGACCACTGAGCGTCAGCAGGAGTTGGCCCGCCAGCAGATCAGCATTCAGCTTGAACCGCTGGCCATGGCGCTGATTCCGGTCAGTTATGCCGACGCGAACGATCTGGTGCCGCAGATTCGCTCGATTCTGTCCAATCGCGGCGTGGCCAATGTCGACGAGCGCACGAATATTATCGTGATCCAAGACATTGAAAGGTCTATCAAGAAGGCCAAACGCCTGATTGCCAGCCTCGACAGCCAGACGCCGCAGGTACTCATCCAAACCCGTATTGTGGAAGCGACTACGGACTTCACGCGGGAAATGGGTATCAAATGGGGCGGTATCTACTACGCCGACGCCGGGCACGGCAACCCCACCGGGCTTAGCTTCCCCAATAGCGTGCGGGTTACCGGTTCGGACGTTTCCGGCCAGCAATTCGGTGAAGCGGGCGCCACGCAGGGCGTAGGCACCAGCGGCTTTGGTAACACGATTTCAACGATTCCCAATGCGAATTATGCCGTCAATCTACCGGCGCCGATCGGCCTGGGCAGTGGTGGCGGCGTAGGCATCACCTTGGGTAGCATCAACGACACCTTCGCGCTCGATCTGCAACTTTCCGCTTTGGAAAGCCGCGGTGAAGGCCGTGTCATCTCGCGTCCGGAAGTGACCACGCTGGATAACAAACAAGCCAGCATCACGCAGGGCGTGAGCATTCCGTTCCAGATCCGGCAGCAGGGTGAAACCTCACTGTCGTTTATCGAAGCGAATTTGAATATGACCGTTACGCCGCATGTCACAGCGGACGAATCGATCATTATGAAAATCGAGATCGCGAAAAACGCGCCGAATACTTCGATCCCAACCTCTACCGGCGACCCCGCCATCGACAAGAAAGAGGTGGTTACTGAAGTGCTCGTACGCAACGGTGAAACGTCGGTGATCGGCGGGATCTTCTCCGAAGAAGAATCGCGGACCGAACTCGGCGTGCCCTGGCTGTCTCGTATCCCCGTTCTCGGTATGTTCTTCCGCGACCGGGAGCAAATCAAGAAGCGCAGCGAATTGTTGATTTTCATCACGCCGCGCATCGTGCGGGACCGCCCGGCGGTTTAA